A single window of Granulicella cerasi DNA harbors:
- a CDS encoding GGDEF domain-containing protein codes for MDPQTVVWLAIILFALSSVSFLLIHLSNQRLRGVGWLAATFFAGLLGWGTSAAQPLPLWARQFAGDFFTLLGFVLMHVAVMEMMTKRKPVPSVGILLLIAVCVIDGGVALHLLPNAARSLMPLTLVIKCVRTTYLLLRAAHDEETLPAWFSSAVFIAFGLFQLVRFGMLVSAGLHHRPQSDGLLVAHQVALLVASLTIASSFFWMSNVQLSMQLQLMAGTDPLTRLYNRRTFLNVCDKELSTAIQRHRPFSVLMIDLDHFKKINDEFGHAVGDSALVAVVEAMQAAVRGSDTLARWGGEEFSALLPQADMSSARIAAERVRSNVEKLLVPLALQINSPRSLQLTVSIGLASYQAGDTVESLMQRADEHLYRAKQRGRNCVFPLFDVTEGSRALA; via the coding sequence ATGGATCCGCAAACAGTCGTTTGGCTGGCGATCATACTCTTTGCCTTGAGTAGCGTCAGTTTTCTCCTCATCCACCTCTCGAACCAGCGCTTGCGTGGCGTAGGCTGGCTGGCTGCGACCTTTTTCGCGGGCCTGTTGGGTTGGGGAACCTCTGCTGCGCAGCCGCTGCCGCTGTGGGCACGCCAGTTTGCGGGCGACTTCTTCACGCTGCTCGGCTTTGTGCTGATGCACGTGGCCGTGATGGAGATGATGACCAAGCGCAAGCCGGTGCCGAGCGTCGGCATCCTGCTGCTGATCGCGGTCTGCGTCATCGACGGCGGCGTGGCGCTGCATCTGCTGCCGAATGCGGCGCGCAGCCTGATGCCGCTGACGCTGGTGATCAAGTGTGTGCGCACCACCTATCTGCTGCTGCGCGCCGCGCACGACGAGGAAACGCTGCCGGCCTGGTTCAGTTCTGCGGTCTTCATCGCCTTCGGCCTCTTCCAGCTGGTGCGCTTCGGCATGCTGGTCTCTGCGGGTCTCCACCACCGGCCGCAGAGCGATGGTCTGCTCGTCGCGCACCAGGTGGCGCTGCTGGTGGCTTCGCTCACCATTGCTTCGTCCTTCTTCTGGATGTCGAACGTGCAGCTCTCCATGCAGCTGCAATTGATGGCCGGCACCGATCCGCTGACGCGGCTGTACAACCGCCGCACCTTCCTCAACGTCTGCGACAAGGAACTCAGCACCGCGATCCAGCGCCATCGTCCGTTCTCCGTGCTGATGATCGACCTCGACCACTTCAAGAAGATCAACGATGAGTTCGGCCATGCCGTGGGCGACTCCGCGCTGGTGGCCGTGGTGGAAGCGATGCAGGCCGCCGTCCGCGGCTCGGACACGCTGGCACGCTGGGGCGGCGAGGAGTTCAGCGCGCTGCTGCCGCAGGCCGATATGTCCTCCGCGCGCATCGCCGCGGAGCGCGTCCGCTCCAACGTGGAGAAGCTGCTCGTGCCGCTGGCACTGCAGATCAACAGCCCGCGTTCGCTGCAGCTGACGGTGAGCATCGGGCTGGCGTCGTACCAGGCCGGCGACACCGTCGAGTCGCTGATGCAGCGCGCCGACGAACACCTGTACCGCGCCAAGCAGCGGGGCCGCAACTGCGTCTTCCCCCTCTTCGACGTGACCGAAGGCAGCCGCGCGCTGGCCTAG
- a CDS encoding OsmC family protein: MKLEIQHMGDVQFSISTRGHTIYSDQPEDNRGYDEAMTPPEIFLGGLGACAAYYAVDYLKRNKLPFEGVRVSVEAEKLKNPARLGEILTRVFTPTELSREHREGVEAAVGKCILHNTLTHPPTLRTEISVEK, encoded by the coding sequence ATGAAGCTTGAAATTCAGCACATGGGCGACGTGCAGTTCTCCATCTCCACGCGCGGCCACACGATCTACAGCGATCAGCCCGAGGACAACCGTGGCTACGACGAAGCGATGACCCCACCGGAGATCTTCCTCGGCGGGCTGGGCGCCTGCGCGGCGTACTATGCGGTGGACTATCTGAAGCGCAACAAGCTGCCGTTCGAGGGAGTCCGCGTCTCGGTCGAGGCGGAAAAGCTGAAGAACCCGGCACGGCTCGGCGAGATCCTGACCCGCGTCTTCACCCCGACGGAGCTTTCCAGGGAACACCGCGAGGGCGTGGAAGCCGCCGTCGGCAAGTGCATTCTGCACAACACGCTGACGCACCCGCCAACGCTGCGCACGGAAATTTCCGTGGAGAAGTAG
- a CDS encoding peptidylprolyl isomerase: MKRFASACLLSLTLASAAVAQHVASHTAHKPAEPQPTGPTAVFDTTMGRITCKLYAKEMPATTANFIALAEGRKPWMDPFTGKTMSGTPYFDATSILGITGGVSGGDRVGSGKGYADDPTPTEKAGVSLLHDGLLGIRLISDGTQQTASGLIFQTHANLEMEHRMLPFGLCDAASIEVIRKLQHALLMADNRPAEPVAIDHVSIVPPGRPLPAVAPHAAAASIVPQFPPQPAPAVAPPEPTGPTAVIDTTMGAMRCKLFTQTTVATENFIGLAEGKKDWKHPITHQTMHDKPFYNGVHFARVIPDFMVQQSDVPGGAADGDIGFTFANEIIPGISFDRPGRLAYANDGPTTNNSQFFITSTPEHRLDGNYTIFGQCDADALKVVDAISSVPRDAHHKPLKPITVRSITIVP, from the coding sequence GTGAAACGCTTCGCTTCCGCTTGCCTTCTTTCGTTGACGCTCGCCTCCGCCGCCGTTGCCCAGCACGTCGCTTCGCACACAGCGCATAAGCCCGCGGAGCCGCAGCCGACCGGCCCCACCGCCGTATTCGATACGACGATGGGCCGCATCACCTGCAAGCTCTACGCGAAAGAAATGCCCGCGACTACGGCGAACTTCATCGCGCTTGCCGAAGGCAGGAAGCCGTGGATGGACCCGTTCACCGGCAAGACCATGAGCGGCACGCCGTACTTCGACGCGACCTCGATTCTCGGCATCACAGGCGGCGTCTCCGGAGGCGACCGCGTCGGCTCCGGCAAAGGCTACGCGGACGACCCGACACCGACCGAGAAGGCAGGCGTCTCGCTGCTGCATGACGGCCTGCTCGGCATCCGCCTCATCAGCGACGGCACGCAGCAAACCGCCTCGGGCCTCATCTTCCAGACGCACGCAAACCTCGAGATGGAGCACCGCATGTTGCCCTTCGGCCTCTGCGATGCGGCGAGCATCGAGGTGATCCGCAAGCTACAACACGCGTTGCTGATGGCGGACAACCGCCCGGCCGAACCGGTCGCGATCGACCATGTGAGCATCGTCCCGCCGGGTCGACCGCTGCCAGCGGTGGCCCCGCACGCTGCGGCAGCGAGCATCGTCCCGCAGTTTCCGCCACAGCCTGCACCCGCCGTCGCTCCACCGGAGCCGACCGGCCCCACCGCAGTGATCGATACGACGATGGGCGCGATGCGCTGCAAGCTCTTCACGCAAACGACCGTTGCAACGGAGAACTTCATCGGCCTCGCCGAGGGCAAGAAGGACTGGAAGCACCCGATCACGCACCAGACGATGCACGACAAGCCGTTCTACAACGGCGTGCATTTCGCGCGCGTCATCCCCGACTTCATGGTGCAGCAAAGCGATGTGCCCGGCGGCGCTGCGGATGGCGACATCGGCTTCACCTTCGCCAACGAAATCATTCCTGGCATCAGCTTCGACCGCCCTGGCCGCCTGGCCTACGCGAATGACGGCCCGACGACGAACAACAGCCAGTTCTTCATCACCTCCACGCCCGAGCACCGGCTGGACGGCAACTACACGATCTTTGGCCAGTGCGATGCCGACGCGCTCAAGGTGGTCGACGCGATCAGCAGCGTGCCGCGCGACGCTCACCACAAGCCGCTGAAGCCGATCACAGTCCGCTCGATCACCATCGTGCCCTAA